A single window of Candidatus Eisenbacteria bacterium DNA harbors:
- the trxA gene encoding thioredoxin translates to MASEHVMEVSDSEFQEKVVSSATPVIVDFWAPWCGPCKKVGPVLDEVASDYQGKVKIAKVNVDMNPKVAGSFGIRSIPTILFFKDGEVVDQLIGAYPKKDIVARVDRILG, encoded by the coding sequence ATGGCTTCGGAGCACGTGATGGAGGTATCGGACAGCGAGTTCCAGGAGAAGGTCGTTTCTTCTGCGACGCCGGTGATCGTCGACTTCTGGGCGCCCTGGTGCGGGCCGTGCAAGAAGGTCGGTCCGGTCCTCGACGAGGTCGCCTCCGACTATCAGGGGAAGGTGAAGATCGCGAAGGTGAACGTGGACATGAACCCGAAGGTCGCGGGGAGCTTCGGCATTCGGAGCATCCCGACGATCCTCTTCTTCAAGGACGGCGAGGTCGTCGACCAGCTGATCGGCGCGTACCCGAAGAAGGACATCGTCGCGCGCGTCGACCGGATCCTCGGGTAG
- a CDS encoding uracil-DNA glycosylase, with protein sequence MRTLAELERIASACVLCPLAETRSHVVFGTGNPEADLMLIGEAPGQKEDATGIPFVGQAGMLLDKTLEKVGLRREEIYIANVLKCRPPENRDPLKEEIDLCRPYLDEQIAILAPRVLAPMGNHAANLFSSKRLSITKAHGKMFAYKGIAVIPIYHPAAILYNRTLEPALVEDFQEIVRFLRSGARAAREADQLSLF encoded by the coding sequence GTGCGCACGCTCGCGGAGCTCGAACGGATCGCGTCCGCGTGCGTTCTCTGCCCTCTCGCGGAGACGCGGTCGCATGTCGTCTTCGGAACGGGGAACCCCGAGGCGGATCTGATGCTCATCGGGGAGGCGCCCGGGCAGAAGGAGGACGCGACCGGAATCCCCTTCGTCGGGCAGGCGGGGATGCTCCTCGACAAGACGCTCGAGAAGGTCGGGCTCCGGCGCGAGGAGATCTACATCGCGAACGTCCTCAAATGTCGCCCGCCGGAGAACCGCGACCCTCTCAAGGAGGAGATCGACCTCTGCCGGCCGTATCTCGACGAGCAGATCGCGATCCTCGCTCCCCGCGTGCTCGCCCCGATGGGGAACCACGCGGCGAATCTCTTCTCCTCGAAACGGCTCTCGATCACGAAGGCGCACGGCAAGATGTTTGCGTATAAAGGAATCGCGGTGATCCCGATCTACCATCCGGCGGCGATCCTCTACAACCGGACGCTGGAACCGGCTCTCGTCGAGGACTTCCAAGAGATCGTCCGGTTCCTCCGGAGCGGCGCGCGGGCCGCCCGGGAAGCGGACCAGCTCTCCCTCTTCTGA
- a CDS encoding prepilin peptidase, which produces MEGLPALFVFSAGLIVGSFLNVCISRLPRNRSIIRPPSACPACGARIRARDNIPVLGWLLLRGRCRDCGARISPRYPIVELGTGLLFLVVWNRFPHDATIVFPLFYACALLVILFTDLDLQIIPDSISLPGIPLGLLYRGWIGGAWLDSLIGLAVGGGSLWLLGEGYYRLRKREGMGGGDVKLAAMMGAFLGWKLVLAVLFLSSLVGGLFGIALIVLRKGKGTTPIPFGVFLAPVGFLALLWGEAWIAWYLGLGS; this is translated from the coding sequence ATGGAAGGCCTTCCCGCACTCTTCGTCTTCTCCGCGGGGCTGATCGTCGGGAGCTTCCTCAACGTCTGTATCTCTCGGCTTCCAAGAAACCGCTCGATCATCCGTCCGCCCTCCGCGTGCCCCGCCTGCGGGGCGAGGATCCGGGCGCGCGACAACATCCCCGTCCTCGGGTGGCTCCTTCTCCGCGGGCGCTGCCGCGACTGCGGCGCTCGGATCTCGCCGCGCTATCCGATCGTCGAGCTCGGGACCGGGCTTCTCTTCCTCGTCGTGTGGAACCGCTTCCCGCACGACGCGACGATCGTCTTCCCGCTCTTCTACGCGTGCGCGCTCCTCGTGATCCTCTTCACCGATCTCGATCTCCAGATCATCCCGGATTCGATCTCGCTTCCGGGAATCCCGCTCGGCCTCCTCTACCGCGGTTGGATCGGGGGAGCGTGGCTCGACTCGCTGATCGGGCTCGCCGTCGGCGGAGGGAGCCTCTGGCTTCTCGGCGAGGGGTACTATCGGCTTCGAAAGCGCGAGGGGATGGGCGGGGGGGACGTCAAGCTCGCCGCGATGATGGGCGCGTTCCTCGGATGGAAGCTCGTCCTCGCGGTTCTCTTCCTCTCGTCGCTCGTCGGCGGCCTCTTCGGGATCGCTCTCATCGTTCTCCGCAAAGGGAAGGGGACGACGCCGATCCCCTTCGGCGTCTTCCTCGCTCCAGTCGGTTTCCTCGCGCTCCTCTGGGGCGAGGCTTGGATCGCTTGGTATCTCGGGCTGGGCTCCTGA
- a CDS encoding RlmE family RNA methyltransferase codes for MDRKHRLIRPGFRVIDLGCAPGSWLQYAAERVGPGGLVVGVDRDEVRVALPDHVRVLRADILSLRPEELLAIAPSFDVLLSDAAPKTTGVPFADHARSVALARRSLALALATVRPSGSWVCKVFQGEEIESFRAEARPSFDRLVESKPKSSRERSVEIFFVGIGLRA; via the coding sequence ATCGACCGGAAGCACCGTCTGATCCGTCCGGGCTTCCGCGTCATCGATCTTGGATGCGCGCCGGGATCCTGGCTTCAGTACGCGGCGGAGCGGGTCGGCCCGGGGGGGCTCGTCGTCGGCGTCGATCGGGACGAGGTGCGGGTCGCGCTCCCCGATCACGTGCGCGTCCTCCGCGCGGACATCCTCTCCCTCCGGCCCGAGGAGCTTCTCGCGATCGCTCCCTCGTTCGATGTTCTTCTTTCCGACGCGGCGCCCAAGACGACCGGCGTCCCCTTCGCCGACCACGCCCGCTCGGTCGCGCTCGCCCGGCGGTCGCTTGCGCTCGCTCTTGCGACCGTCCGGCCCAGCGGCTCCTGGGTCTGCAAGGTCTTCCAGGGGGAGGAGATCGAGTCGTTTCGCGCGGAAGCCCGCCCTTCGTTCGACCGCCTCGTCGAGTCGAAGCCGAAGAGCTCGCGCGAGAGAAGCGTCGAGATCTTCTTCGTCGGGATCGGGCTCCGCGCGTAG
- a CDS encoding PTS sugar transporter subunit IIA encodes MKINELLDSHTILLNPKAKKKFDLIREMVSLLSDRDLLRSPKKVLADVIDREKEKGTGLEQGVAVPHCRSEGTEKPAAAFALAQDGIDFGALDGRPSRFVFLLVSPKNATTAHVQALATMVRILKQPEVQAALLRAKTPEEAAKALAEVKV; translated from the coding sequence TTGAAGATCAACGAGCTGCTCGATTCCCATACGATCCTATTGAACCCGAAGGCGAAGAAGAAGTTCGACCTGATCCGGGAGATGGTCTCCCTCTTGTCCGATAGGGACCTCCTCCGCTCGCCGAAAAAGGTCCTTGCCGACGTGATCGACCGCGAGAAGGAGAAGGGGACCGGGCTCGAGCAGGGAGTGGCCGTTCCCCATTGCCGGAGCGAGGGGACCGAGAAGCCGGCCGCCGCCTTTGCCCTCGCGCAGGACGGGATTGATTTCGGAGCGCTCGACGGCCGCCCGAGCCGTTTCGTGTTCCTGTTGGTCTCCCCGAAGAACGCCACGACCGCTCATGTCCAGGCGCTTGCGACGATGGTCCGCATCCTGAAACAGCCCGAGGTCCAGGCGGCCCTCCTCCGCGCGAAAACGCCCGAGGAGGCGGCGAAGGCGCTCGCGGAGGTTAAGGTGTGA